A region of Asticcacaulis excentricus DNA encodes the following proteins:
- the dapE gene encoding succinyl-diaminopimelate desuccinylase, with the protein MTNIPENTLDPVELTKALINHPSVTPVDAGAMDRVQQTLESLGFACERLRFGEIENLYARRGTASPNLCFAGHTDVVPEGALDGWRSDPFAATIENGVLTGRGAVDMKGGIAAWIAAVSRFDSLPGSLSFLITGDEEGEALDGTKKVVEHLRQTGEVIDHCIVGEPTSSAVLGDMIKVGRRGSINATITVTGKQGHVAYPQRALNPIPVLVAIMAELDGRVLDEGFERFLPSNLEITTFDVANKTTNLIPQTASGRINIRFNPTHSGASLQAWIEEVCARHSERSSAAIEVKAAISGEAFLTEAGPFVDVIQDAIREVLKVEADPSTTGGTSDARFIRALCPVVEFGLVGQTMHQVNEATPVQDLYDLTDAYAALIAKYFKVFA; encoded by the coding sequence ATGACGAATATACCCGAAAACACGCTCGATCCGGTCGAATTGACCAAGGCCCTGATCAACCATCCGTCCGTGACCCCGGTGGACGCCGGGGCGATGGACCGCGTGCAACAGACGCTGGAGTCGCTCGGCTTTGCCTGTGAGCGGCTGAGGTTCGGCGAGATCGAAAACCTCTATGCACGGCGCGGAACGGCTTCGCCCAACCTGTGTTTTGCCGGTCATACGGACGTGGTGCCCGAAGGCGCGCTGGACGGCTGGCGCTCGGACCCATTTGCCGCGACCATCGAAAACGGTGTGCTGACCGGGCGCGGAGCCGTCGATATGAAGGGTGGCATTGCGGCGTGGATCGCCGCCGTGTCGCGCTTTGACAGCCTGCCAGGTTCGCTGTCCTTCCTGATCACCGGCGACGAAGAAGGCGAAGCGCTGGACGGCACCAAGAAGGTCGTTGAACACCTGAGGCAGACGGGTGAGGTCATCGACCATTGCATCGTCGGGGAACCGACCTCTTCCGCGGTGCTGGGGGACATGATCAAGGTCGGCCGCCGCGGGTCGATCAATGCCACGATCACGGTTACCGGCAAGCAGGGCCACGTCGCCTACCCGCAGCGCGCGCTCAACCCCATCCCCGTGCTGGTCGCCATCATGGCTGAACTGGACGGGCGCGTGCTGGATGAGGGCTTTGAACGCTTCCTGCCGTCCAATCTCGAAATCACCACCTTTGATGTGGCGAACAAGACCACCAACCTGATTCCGCAAACGGCTTCGGGGCGCATCAATATCCGCTTTAACCCGACCCATTCGGGCGCGTCCTTGCAGGCGTGGATCGAGGAGGTCTGCGCGCGTCATTCTGAGCGCAGCAGTGCCGCGATCGAGGTGAAAGCCGCTATATCGGGCGAGGCCTTTCTGACCGAGGCCGGGCCGTTCGTTGATGTCATTCAGGACGCCATCCGCGAGGTGCTGAAGGTCGAGGCCGATCCGTCCACCACCGGCGGCACGTCGGATGCGCGCTTTATCCGCGCCCTGTGCCCGGTGGTGGAATTCGGTCTGGTGGGCCAGACCATGCATCAGGTCAATGAAGCGACCCCGGTACAGGACCTCTATGACCTGACCGACGCCTATGCGGCGCTGATCGCCAAATATTTCAAGGTGTTCGCCTAA
- a CDS encoding DUF2141 domain-containing protein, which produces MFKPALVAALMGLLALPASAETLTVQFSKLTPKGTLMVALYKGEEAYTSGKPVAAQQVTVSADTASATFDVEPGQYGLKMFHDLNGNGKMDTNPFGMPVEPFAFSNNAKGRMGPAAWADAAFEVKGNTTQDIAF; this is translated from the coding sequence ATGTTCAAACCCGCTCTTGTCGCCGCCCTGATGGGCCTTCTCGCCCTGCCCGCCAGCGCCGAAACCCTGACGGTGCAGTTTTCCAAACTGACGCCCAAGGGCACGCTGATGGTCGCGCTTTATAAGGGCGAAGAGGCCTATACAAGCGGCAAGCCGGTCGCCGCTCAGCAGGTCACCGTCAGTGCTGACACGGCGAGCGCCACCTTTGACGTCGAACCGGGTCAGTATGGCCTGAAGATGTTCCACGACCTCAATGGCAACGGCAAGATGGACACCAACCCCTTCGGCATGCCGGTCGAGCCCTTCGCCTTTTCCAACAATGCAAAGGGCCGCATGGGCCCGGCGGCCTGGGCCGACGCCGCCTTTGAGGTCAAGGGCAACACCACGCAAGACATCGCGTTTTAA
- a CDS encoding carotenoid oxygenase family protein codes for MTDLSRRSFLTALGGAGLMAAAPTSWAAAAATANFSEGWRLAVANAPAEGYAPSALTRLSGKMPAGLSGTLYRNGPAWFRYGDDVTGHWFDGDGMIQKYDLSADGVRHTGRFVDTVKRRVEQQRQAIVMPGFGTKGRADAPVTSNDDVNAANTSVLRVGDELWALWEGGSPYRLDAQTLLTKGPKTFRDDLKGLAFLAHPKVEPSGRIWSAGFMGDKAWIWQLSPSGEMERGELIQLPAAGYAHDWVVSERHLILPMQPLIAERRTPPFVDTLVWRPDQPIRILVVEKADLSKRRLYELPAATYFHTGDAWEDTDGTIRFDVCLASSPKFGMSGARDLVKGVYNAGNDEEAHLALITLRPDGRADMQATGVSSEFPQTDHRFQGLRRDRVVHVGGYIEGRLGAHALSAFDWKTGTAQTHDFGADAIVEEALFVPRPASHGGTGQEMDGWMVGTVLNLKARATELHVFEAKNLSAGPVGSWRSAHATPLGFHGTFA; via the coding sequence ATGACCGACCTGTCCCGCCGTTCCTTCCTGACCGCGCTGGGCGGTGCAGGCCTGATGGCCGCCGCCCCGACATCGTGGGCCGCCGCGGCCGCGACTGCCAATTTTTCAGAAGGCTGGCGTCTGGCCGTCGCCAACGCCCCCGCCGAAGGCTACGCCCCCTCCGCCCTCACCCGCCTGAGCGGCAAGATGCCGGCGGGCCTGAGCGGCACGCTCTACCGCAACGGCCCGGCTTGGTTCCGCTATGGCGACGACGTCACCGGCCACTGGTTCGACGGCGATGGCATGATCCAGAAATACGACCTCAGCGCCGACGGCGTGCGCCACACCGGCCGCTTCGTCGATACGGTCAAACGCCGCGTCGAGCAGCAAAGACAGGCCATCGTCATGCCGGGCTTCGGCACCAAGGGCCGCGCCGATGCCCCGGTGACCAGCAATGACGACGTCAACGCCGCCAATACCTCGGTCCTGCGCGTCGGGGACGAGCTGTGGGCCCTGTGGGAAGGCGGCTCACCCTACCGCCTTGATGCCCAGACCCTGCTGACCAAAGGCCCCAAAACCTTCCGTGACGACCTGAAAGGTTTGGCTTTTCTGGCCCACCCCAAGGTCGAACCGTCGGGCCGCATCTGGAGCGCCGGGTTCATGGGCGACAAGGCGTGGATCTGGCAACTCAGCCCGTCGGGCGAGATGGAGCGCGGCGAGCTGATCCAGCTTCCCGCTGCGGGGTATGCCCACGACTGGGTGGTCAGCGAACGCCACCTGATCCTGCCCATGCAGCCGCTTATCGCCGAACGCCGAACGCCGCCCTTCGTCGATACGCTGGTCTGGCGTCCCGATCAGCCGATCCGCATTCTGGTTGTCGAAAAGGCCGACCTGTCGAAGCGGCGTCTGTATGAACTGCCCGCCGCCACCTACTTCCATACGGGCGACGCCTGGGAAGACACCGATGGCACGATCCGTTTCGATGTCTGTCTGGCCTCTTCGCCCAAGTTCGGCATGAGCGGGGCGCGCGATCTGGTGAAGGGGGTTTACAACGCCGGCAATGATGAGGAGGCGCATCTGGCCCTGATCACGCTGCGCCCGGACGGTCGCGCCGACATGCAGGCGACGGGCGTTTCATCGGAGTTTCCGCAGACCGATCACCGCTTTCAGGGTCTGCGCCGCGACCGCGTCGTGCACGTCGGCGGCTATATTGAGGGCCGTCTGGGGGCGCACGCCCTGTCGGCCTTCGACTGGAAGACCGGTACAGCGCAGACCCACGATTTCGGCGCGGACGCTATTGTCGAAGAGGCTTTGTTCGTCCCGCGTCCGGCCAGCCACGGCGGCACGGGTCAGGAGATGGACGGCTGGATGGTTGGCACGGTGCTTAATCTCAAGGCCAGGGCCACCGAACTGCACGTGTTCGAGGCGAAAAACCTCAGCGCCGGACCGGTGGGCTCATGGCGATCGGCGCACGCCACACCGCTGGGCTTCCACGGGACGTTTGCTTAA
- the truA gene encoding tRNA pseudouridine(38-40) synthase TruA, with protein sequence MPRYSCLVEYDGRPYKGFQAQDNLPTVQGSLERAILGFSGETLRLTAAGRTDTGVHASGQVITFDLPKTYRPDVVRDAMNAYLIPEPIAVREAAIVDDDFSARFSATGRMYLYRILNRRAPPALEQGRVWHVKKPLDAEVMAEAGQHLIGRHDFTTFRDTECQAASPVKTLDIARVKRVGEEIHLVFASRSFLHRQVRSMTGTLVEAGIGRWTVADVKAALEARDRRACGQVAPPEGLCLTHVTFEPEPDFASRSSI encoded by the coding sequence ATGCCGCGCTATTCCTGTCTTGTTGAATATGATGGCCGCCCGTACAAGGGGTTTCAGGCGCAGGACAACCTGCCTACCGTGCAGGGGTCGCTGGAGCGCGCCATTCTGGGCTTTTCCGGCGAAACCCTGCGTCTCACGGCGGCCGGGCGCACCGATACGGGCGTCCATGCGTCGGGTCAGGTGATCACGTTTGATCTGCCCAAGACCTACCGGCCCGATGTGGTGCGCGACGCCATGAACGCCTATCTGATCCCCGAACCGATTGCCGTGCGCGAAGCGGCGATTGTCGATGACGACTTTTCGGCGCGCTTTTCGGCGACGGGGCGCATGTACCTCTATCGTATCCTCAACCGCAGGGCCCCGCCGGCGCTGGAGCAGGGGCGGGTGTGGCACGTCAAGAAGCCGCTGGATGCCGAAGTGATGGCCGAGGCCGGGCAACACCTGATAGGGCGGCATGATTTCACCACCTTCCGCGACACGGAGTGTCAGGCGGCGTCTCCCGTCAAGACGCTGGATATCGCGCGGGTGAAACGGGTGGGGGAGGAGATTCACCTCGTCTTTGCCTCACGCTCCTTCCTGCATCGGCAGGTGCGTTCGATGACCGGCACGCTGGTCGAGGCCGGGATCGGTCGCTGGACGGTGGCCGATGTCAAGGCGGCGCTGGAGGCGCGCGACCGCCGTGCCTGCGGGCAGGTGGCCCCGCCGGAGGGCCTGTGCCTGACGCATGTGACCTTTGAGCCGGAACCGGATTTCGCAAGCCGCAGTTCGATCTGA
- a CDS encoding M23 family metallopeptidase, with product MAQLDPRRQPVRLTPMVLVSATALTVATLVWRVYQPLPSTLPTLDPSATLALETRALAEAAARPGFTQPVNVQIMVRAGETLTQALTRSGVSSTEANAAVSLLSQAFDVVNVGKGLSLQAAIARPENGRSPAQLLGLTVRTGPAKQLTLTTSHDGSMRLRALEESVRDERRVAIGTIDGSLITSATALGATPNVTGQVLKLFAHKIDFERDIQPGDTFKLVFDRKVTESGRVVESGNLLYAEISAKGHITRFYSYKRQGDKESQFFDDTGKNIKGFLLATPVAAARTSSGFGMRRHPIQGFMKMHTGIDFAAGTGTPIYAAGDGVVADAKWWGGYGRWVRVSHNSDWATGYAHMSQIKVRPGQRVKQGELIGYVGSTGNSTGPHLHFEVWYKNRPINPKDAKVPQGTILAGQDLVAFKARKHELDTMIAMADLKRTQDNLPSQALAMKTTPYKYEDSGAANKLVAKTERKNIPLRPALSTSRGSQ from the coding sequence ATGGCTCAACTCGACCCTCGCCGCCAACCTGTGCGTCTGACCCCGATGGTGCTGGTTTCTGCGACCGCCCTGACGGTGGCCACCCTGGTCTGGCGCGTTTATCAACCGCTGCCGAGCACGCTGCCGACCCTTGACCCCAGTGCGACCCTGGCGCTGGAAACCCGCGCTCTGGCCGAAGCCGCCGCGCGTCCAGGCTTCACTCAGCCGGTCAATGTGCAGATCATGGTGCGCGCCGGCGAAACCCTCACTCAGGCCCTGACCCGTTCGGGCGTCTCTTCGACCGAGGCCAATGCCGCCGTATCCCTTTTGTCGCAGGCCTTTGATGTGGTCAATGTCGGCAAGGGCTTAAGCCTTCAGGCCGCCATTGCCCGCCCCGAAAACGGCCGCTCCCCGGCGCAGCTTCTGGGCCTGACCGTGCGCACCGGCCCGGCCAAGCAACTGACCCTGACCACCAGCCACGACGGTTCGATGCGCCTGCGTGCGCTCGAAGAATCGGTGCGCGATGAGCGCCGCGTCGCCATTGGCACCATCGACGGTTCGCTGATCACCTCGGCCACGGCGCTGGGCGCCACGCCGAACGTCACCGGTCAGGTGCTCAAGCTGTTCGCGCACAAGATCGACTTTGAACGCGACATCCAGCCGGGCGACACCTTCAAGCTGGTCTTTGACCGCAAGGTCACCGAAAGCGGCCGCGTCGTGGAATCCGGCAATCTGCTGTACGCCGAAATCAGCGCCAAGGGCCACATCACACGCTTCTATTCCTATAAGCGTCAGGGCGATAAAGAGTCGCAATTCTTTGACGATACGGGTAAGAATATCAAAGGCTTCCTTCTGGCGACGCCGGTCGCGGCGGCCCGCACCTCGTCCGGTTTCGGTATGCGTCGCCACCCGATTCAGGGCTTTATGAAGATGCACACCGGCATCGACTTTGCCGCCGGTACGGGCACCCCCATCTATGCCGCCGGTGACGGCGTCGTGGCCGATGCCAAATGGTGGGGCGGCTATGGCCGCTGGGTGCGCGTGTCGCACAATAGCGACTGGGCGACCGGCTATGCCCACATGTCGCAGATCAAGGTCCGCCCCGGTCAGCGCGTCAAGCAGGGCGAACTGATCGGCTATGTCGGCTCGACCGGCAATTCGACCGGCCCGCACCTGCACTTCGAAGTGTGGTACAAAAACCGCCCGATCAATCCAAAGGATGCCAAGGTGCCGCAGGGCACCATTCTGGCCGGTCAGGACCTCGTGGCCTTCAAGGCGCGCAAGCACGAGCTGGATACCATGATCGCCATGGCCGATCTCAAGCGCACGCAGGACAATCTGCCGTCTCAGGCGCTGGCCATGAAGACCACGCCGTACAAGTACGAAGACTCCGGCGCCGCCAACAAGCTGGTCGCCAAGACGGAGCGCAAGAACATCCCGCTGCGACCGGCCCTGTCCACCAGCCGCGGCAGCCAGTAA
- the def gene encoding peptide deformylase: MAIRDIITVPNPLLKQVSKPVEGGVTDELRALMDDMLETMYDAPGIGLAAIQIGEPIRVIVMDLQERPDDLPEDAPAPKQPRYFVNPEIIWASDELSTYDEGCLSVPEVYDEVKRPARVRLKYLNYQGEEVIEECDGLYATCIQHEMDHLNGVLFIDHLSKLKRDRAVTKVKKLKKVA; this comes from the coding sequence ATGGCCATTCGAGACATTATCACCGTACCCAATCCGCTGCTCAAGCAGGTGTCCAAACCCGTTGAAGGGGGCGTGACCGACGAACTGCGCGCTCTGATGGACGACATGCTGGAGACCATGTACGACGCGCCCGGTATCGGGCTGGCGGCGATCCAGATCGGTGAGCCGATCCGCGTCATCGTCATGGACCTTCAGGAACGTCCCGACGACCTTCCCGAAGACGCCCCGGCGCCGAAGCAGCCGCGTTACTTCGTCAATCCGGAAATCATCTGGGCGTCGGACGAACTGTCCACCTACGATGAGGGCTGCCTGTCGGTGCCCGAAGTCTATGACGAGGTGAAGCGCCCGGCGCGCGTGCGCCTCAAATACCTGAACTATCAGGGCGAAGAGGTGATCGAAGAGTGCGATGGCCTCTACGCCACCTGCATCCAGCACGAAATGGACCACCTGAACGGCGTGCTGTTCATCGACCACCTGTCGAAGCTGAAACGCGACCGGGCGGTAACCAAGGTCAAGAAGCTCAAAAAAGTCGCCTGA
- a CDS encoding RelA/SpoT domain-containing protein: MGWPQPRDTKSAVKKAGDRIRKGDYSVEDITVLNNWRAAHGYIINTFQAALRNRAKGWSVPVAQRLKRASTIIDKLRQGRAKDLSTMHDIAGVRMVFPDETSLRSFRYGQLRTRAKHELVNEPDKYNYLLNPKSSGYRGIHDVYSYSAGSETGGAWNGLLIELQYRTLIQHAWATAVELSDVLTHNRTKFSQGHPDNTRFFQICSELLARKWEGAFSCLPDQPYETLIEEWHEIEQRAHLFHQLKSVGRDEGGQGLHGLVLLIMREDMTVQQIPQKSYRSALQTLLKIEAENPELDVVLVGGAEDTIRQTFRNYFKNATEFVSLVEGALAQE; the protein is encoded by the coding sequence ATGGGGTGGCCACAGCCGCGGGATACAAAAAGCGCCGTAAAAAAGGCAGGTGATCGTATCCGCAAGGGCGATTACAGTGTTGAGGATATTACTGTTCTCAATAACTGGCGTGCTGCGCACGGATATATAATAAATACTTTTCAAGCTGCTTTGAGAAATAGGGCAAAAGGTTGGAGTGTTCCTGTCGCGCAGCGCTTGAAACGTGCTTCCACTATCATTGATAAACTGAGGCAGGGCAGAGCGAAAGACCTATCTACAATGCATGACATTGCTGGAGTTAGGATGGTCTTTCCAGATGAAACGTCTCTAAGATCATTTAGATATGGACAGCTTCGAACACGCGCTAAACATGAGCTTGTGAACGAACCTGATAAATACAACTATTTGCTGAATCCAAAGAGTAGTGGTTATCGTGGAATTCACGACGTTTACAGTTATTCGGCTGGTTCCGAAACAGGTGGAGCTTGGAACGGTCTTCTGATTGAACTTCAGTATAGAACCCTGATTCAGCACGCCTGGGCGACTGCTGTAGAGCTATCAGATGTTTTGACTCATAATCGAACCAAGTTTAGCCAAGGGCATCCTGACAACACTAGATTTTTTCAAATATGTAGCGAGTTACTTGCTAGGAAATGGGAGGGTGCATTTTCATGCTTGCCCGATCAACCATATGAAACTTTAATAGAAGAATGGCACGAAATTGAACAGCGCGCCCACCTTTTCCACCAGCTTAAATCGGTGGGTAGAGATGAGGGTGGTCAAGGTCTACATGGTTTGGTTCTCCTCATTATGAGAGAGGATATGACAGTCCAGCAGATACCTCAAAAATCGTACCGTTCAGCACTTCAAACATTGCTTAAAATAGAAGCTGAAAATCCAGAGCTCGACGTGGTGCTTGTGGGTGGAGCTGAGGACACAATTAGACAAACATTTCGCAATTATTTTAAGAACGCTACTGAATTTGTAAGTTTAGTGGAGGGCGCATTAGCTCAAGAATAA
- the fmt gene encoding methionyl-tRNA formyltransferase — MRLAFMGTPEFAVKALAELVAAGHEIVCVYSQPPAPKGRGQVLTPSPVHAFADSLGLPVRTPKSMKSADAIAEFQALDIDAAIVVAYGQILKREVLEHPPLGCFNLHASLLPRWRGAAPIQRAIMAGDTHTGVQVMRMSEGLDEGPVILSGRVEITAQDTAQTLHDKLAGLGASLLPVALAAIERSQPEGEPQVGEVTYAKKITSEEARIDWSRPARELDWHIRGLSPFPGAWTMLTTPKGEQRLKVLMSRVDAAVSDAAPGTLIGPGLRLATGDGVIELLRVQREGKGAQDATEFLNGAGLSVGDRLG, encoded by the coding sequence ATGCGTTTGGCCTTTATGGGCACCCCCGAATTTGCCGTGAAGGCTCTGGCCGAACTGGTCGCCGCCGGTCATGAGATCGTCTGCGTCTATTCGCAGCCGCCCGCGCCTAAGGGTCGGGGGCAGGTGCTGACCCCGTCGCCGGTGCACGCCTTTGCCGATAGCCTCGGCCTGCCGGTGCGCACCCCGAAGTCGATGAAGTCGGCTGACGCGATTGCCGAATTTCAGGCGTTGGACATCGACGCGGCCATCGTCGTCGCCTATGGCCAGATTCTGAAGCGCGAGGTGCTGGAGCATCCGCCGCTCGGCTGTTTCAACCTCCATGCCTCGCTGCTGCCGCGCTGGCGCGGGGCCGCCCCGATCCAACGCGCCATCATGGCCGGAGACACCCATACGGGCGTGCAGGTGATGCGCATGTCTGAGGGGCTGGACGAAGGGCCGGTCATCCTGTCCGGCCGCGTCGAAATCACGGCGCAGGACACGGCCCAGACCCTGCACGACAAGCTGGCCGGGCTGGGGGCGTCGCTGCTGCCGGTGGCCCTGGCCGCCATTGAGCGTAGCCAGCCGGAAGGCGAGCCGCAGGTCGGTGAGGTCACCTACGCCAAAAAGATCACCTCGGAAGAGGCGCGCATCGACTGGAGCCGGCCGGCGCGTGAACTCGACTGGCACATCCGTGGCCTGTCGCCGTTTCCGGGGGCATGGACGATGCTGACGACGCCCAAGGGCGAGCAGCGCCTTAAGGTGCTGATGTCGCGCGTCGATGCGGCGGTGAGTGACGCCGCACCGGGTACGCTGATCGGGCCGGGCCTGCGTCTGGCTACCGGCGACGGCGTTATCGAACTCCTGCGCGTGCAGCGCGAAGGCAAGGGCGCGCAGGACGCCACCGAATTCCTCAACGGCGCGGGCCTGAGCGTCGGGGATCGTCTGGGCTGA
- a CDS encoding MFS transporter, with protein sequence MTPPVSPEIVSEPPSPPESQNPFRIPAYRNFWIARLCSVLGFSSQSAVIAWQIYETARKDSGIGEAALYIGLMGLTQFIAMFAFTLPAGIVADRYDRKKIMGYTIAAQAVIALGYMGLSALDHPPIAGLIALSFFLGASRAFIAPASSAIGPMLVPKAILPRAIASNALAFQIGGISGAAVSGLLLSVSAMFAYGFSAALFVIGGVLIATLKADTHPVNAPTGSKMEMVREGLIYIWTNKIVFGALSLDLAAVLLGGATALLPIFARDILHAGEIGYGALRAAPAVGAMMTALWLARRPLKYKAGKWMYGGVAVFGLMTIIFGLSTNIFVSVAALAVLGAADMVSVFVRGTLVQIVTPDPMRGRVASVSYLFIGASNELGEFESGVATRLLGPIGAALFGGIGAILVTGAWIKLFPSLYEVDRLE encoded by the coding sequence GTGACCCCTCCCGTTTCGCCTGAAATCGTTTCCGAGCCGCCGTCGCCGCCGGAATCGCAAAACCCGTTCCGCATACCCGCTTACCGCAACTTCTGGATCGCCCGCCTGTGTTCGGTGCTGGGCTTTTCGTCGCAAAGCGCGGTCATCGCCTGGCAAATCTATGAAACGGCGCGCAAGGATTCCGGCATCGGCGAAGCGGCGCTCTATATCGGCCTGATGGGGCTGACGCAGTTTATCGCCATGTTCGCCTTTACGCTGCCGGCAGGGATCGTGGCCGACCGTTATGACCGCAAGAAGATCATGGGCTATACGATCGCGGCGCAGGCCGTGATTGCGCTGGGCTATATGGGGCTGTCGGCGCTGGATCATCCGCCGATTGCCGGACTGATTGCCCTATCCTTCTTTCTGGGGGCGTCGCGCGCCTTTATCGCTCCGGCCTCATCGGCGATCGGCCCCATGCTGGTACCCAAGGCGATTTTGCCGCGCGCCATCGCCTCCAATGCCCTGGCGTTTCAGATCGGCGGTATCTCCGGGGCAGCGGTCAGCGGCCTTCTGCTCAGCGTTTCGGCCATGTTCGCTTACGGCTTTTCGGCGGCGCTGTTTGTCATCGGCGGCGTGCTGATCGCCACGCTGAAGGCCGATACGCACCCCGTCAATGCGCCCACCGGCTCCAAGATGGAGATGGTGCGCGAAGGCCTGATCTATATCTGGACCAACAAGATCGTTTTTGGCGCCCTGTCGCTCGATCTGGCGGCGGTGCTGCTGGGCGGGGCGACGGCGCTGCTGCCTATCTTTGCGCGCGACATCCTGCACGCCGGGGAAATCGGCTATGGCGCGCTCAGGGCCGCTCCGGCGGTCGGGGCCATGATGACGGCGCTCTGGCTGGCGCGGCGGCCTTTGAAGTACAAGGCCGGCAAGTGGATGTATGGCGGTGTGGCGGTGTTCGGCCTGATGACCATTATTTTCGGGCTTTCGACGAATATCTTCGTGTCGGTGGCAGCACTCGCCGTGCTGGGCGCGGCGGATATGGTCAGCGTCTTTGTACGCGGGACGCTGGTGCAGATCGTGACACCCGACCCCATGCGCGGGCGGGTGGCCTCGGTGTCGTACCTGTTTATCGGGGCGTCGAATGAGCTGGGCGAATTTGAAAGCGGTGTGGCGACGCGCCTTCTGGGGCCCATCGGCGCGGCGCTGTTCGGTGGCATTGGCGCGATACTGGTGACCGGGGCGTGGATCAAGCTGTTTCCGAGTTTGTATGAGGTGGACAGGTTGGAATAA